The genome window acCACTCGCCTCTCGATGAAATCCGGCTATCCAGAAGAGAGCCTGAAAGTTCCTGGAGGCGCCTTTATGCCGGGACACTCGTGGCTTTGTCCGGAGGCGACCGTGGGACAGGACCCTGTCCCTGTGGGGCTCTGCCGTCGCTCATCCCGTTGGGGCGGGATCGGGACTGGGACCATGACAGGGATGGGGATCGGGACCGTGACAGGGATTgtgacagggatggggatcGGGATCGTGACAGGGATCGTGACAAGGATGGGGATCGTGACAGGGATCGGGATCGCGACAAGGATCGGGACCGGGCTCCCCTcagccgcggccccgcccctctccctcagccgcggccccgccccctccctcAGCCCCGCCCCTCTCCCTcagccgcggccccgccccctccctcAGCCCCGCCCCTCTCCCTcagccgcggccccgcccctctcCCTCAGCCCCGCCCCTCTCCCTCAGCCCCGCCCCTCTCCATCAGTCCCGCCCCTCTCCCTCAGCCCCGCCCCTCTCCCTCAGCgggccctgcccacagccaagATGGCGCTGGCGGCCTcaggcggcggcgcggcgggtcCGTGCTCGCTgccggtgctgctgctgttcctcccGTTCCTCCCGGGGCTGGCGGCCGGTCCCGCCGGGATGCTGCAGCCCCGGGACACCCCCTCCCGCGAGCGCAGGGAGCTCGGCGGGCTCTGGAGCTTCCGCGCCGATCTGTCTCCGGGCAGGGACGCCGGCTTCGCGCAGCGCTGGTACCGGCGGCCGCTCCGGCAGGTAGCGGGGAGGGCGCTGCCCAGCGCCGGGCACGGGCCGCGCTCTTTCCCCTCCCAACGGgctcctttctccctctcttgctctttccctgccttctTCCCCCCGGGCTGGCGGAGCCGCTGCCGTTCTGCTCACGGTGCTGGCCCGGCCCGGGTCGTTCTTGCGGCAGTTCCTAATTAGCAGCCCCTGATGATGCCCCGGCGCTGCTCCTGAGGCAGACACGCTTTGAACGAGCCCCGTTCACCTCCGGGTGCCTTGCACAGCGCtgagcttccagcagcttcggCACAAATGTGCCTGGAAGGGCGCTGGGAGTTGTTTGTTCCAGAGTTTCAGAGTGCTGGTAGAAAAGTTTTGATGTGGCTGAGATCTGCTTGGAAATATCTGCATTGCCTGACAGAAAGGAGTTATCCGTTTTATACATAAAATCCCTAGGTCGttcattatttctgtttttagCCTTTTGTCTGATTTTGTTGCTGGACTGTGGAaggagagaagagctggagggcACTGTGCTGCTGGAAGTTTTGCAGAGGAGAGCAATCCTGAGCTATGCCCCTTCAAAGGGAGGCTTAGATGAGTGCACTCAGCCTGTTTTAGAGCTCAGAGACTCTCCCTGAAGGACACACGGGTTCTGGCCAGCACAGCAAAGGTTTTCCTGCATCAGATGCTGGAAAATCCTCTTGCCCATCCAAGGATTTTCCCACTAGGAATTTCTGCTGAGGGCACTGGGCTCTGTGCAGTGCCAGTGCTGAGTCAGCCACGCACATGATGCCCACCCTGGGTGCTCAGACCTTCCTCATTCCATTTCCTGAGGCTTCCTCAGGaagggagaagctgcagaactCCTTGGTGCAACATCCTGAGTGCAGAAAGTGCTGAAAATGAACAGCTTGGCAACAGCATCTGGATTCCTCAGTTTTCAATGTACTGTGACACTGCCTCCCTCTAATCTTCATATTGGAATAAGCAGCTGAATGGATTCCCAGGGAATCTCTGTTGCTTTTACACAGTGAGAAAGGCTGGGCTAATCCCAAACAGTCTCCACGAGgagaaaaatatcccaaaatactCATTACTGCCCAAAATATCTATTATTTTGTTACACTTTAACTACAGCTCTTAGCTGACAAACAGCACCACAACCCCCACAttgctctggagctgtgaaggAGAAAATTCCCACTGAAACAACAATCTGGGCTTGGGTTTTCCCTCCTCACTCCTCTGATTCCATGATGCCAGGGCCATTAATGAAAACACTTCAttgtgcagcaggaggggcaAAGAAAGGAGCAGCTGCTTCCTGTAGGAACAGGCAGGTTCTAATTAGGGCTTGTATAGGAGCTGTGAGACACCTCAGTGTTTTTAAACAGCTTCTCCCAAGTATTTCCCCTTGGCAGAGGCATTGTGGGGCTGTCAGTGAAGGGGGACACCTCCAGCAGTAAAACTCCGATTTTTAACCTCTCTgttccctccttttccccctaATCCCTGCCAGAGCGGCCCTGTCATTGACATGCCGGTGCCTGCCAGCTTCAACGACATCACGCAGGAGCCCAGCCTGGAGAACTACATCGGCTGGGTGTGGTACGAGAAGGAGGTGCTGCTGCCGCCGCGCTGGCTGCAGGGCGATCCCGCCCCCCGGCTGCTGCTGCGCTTCGGCAGCGCCCATTACTACTGCATCGTGGTACGTGCCTGGGCACCGGTGCTTCCTAAAtcgggctgggatagaggcacTTCCATGGTTTGTGCGGCAAATGCGGCCCTGGATCGGTTTTGGATCCCCTTCTGAGCTCGTGCCCAGCAAGAATTAATCCCAGTTTCTCTGATCCTGCGGTTTTGGGATTGGTGATTAACATTTCCTGATTAATGGATCTGCCCCTCGGTGACACTTGATGTGAGCCACACCTAGCTCCCAGCAAAGGGAATCCCTCAAAGATCAGGGCTGATCCCTCAAGGATCCTTTGAGGATCAAGGTTGATACGGTGATGTTCGAGGGTGCCAGGATGAGTGAAGACAGGAAAACCTTGACTCCATGTTTTAGAAGGCTGATATATCATATCATTATCCTACCATTATCCTACCATTATCCTACCATTATCCTACCATTATCCTACCATTATCCTGCCATTATCCTGCCATTATCATATCATTATCATATCATCATATCATTATCGTATCATTATTGTATCATTATGATCATATCGTAATCTTACCATTATAATAATATCATAATCATTATCATATCATTATCATATCATCATATCATTATCGTATCATTATCGTATCATTATGATCATATCGTAATCATACCATTATAATAATCTCATTATCATCTCATTATCATCTCATTATCATCTCATTATCATCTCATTATCATATTTATTATATACGAAAAGTATActaaaaaatagagaaaaaaaggatCCCAGAAagctgggaaggaaagggaatGGAATAAATAAAAGCTGGTGACCCTCAGAGTCCGAGGCAGCTGCATCTTTGGTTGGTTGTTAAGTAAAAACAACTCACATGAGCCAATccaagatgcacctgttggcaaacaatgtccagaccacattccacagccatcagatatttattgtttacatttcttttctgaggcttctcagctagaataggagaaaaatcctagcaaagggtTTTTCATAAATATCGCGGCAACAGGTTGGTCCCTCAAAGACCCTTTGAGGATCAAGAGCCCAGGTGCTCCTTGTAACTGGACTGCCCTGTTCTCTGCTGACCACAGAACCCCAATGAGCCATTTCTGTGTCTTTCCTTGCAGTGGGTGAACGGGGTGCAGGTGGTGGAGCACGAAGGGGGGCACCTGCCCTTTGAGGCTGACATCAGCAGCGTGGTGCAGAGCAGCCCAGACACCCTGTGCCGCATCACTGTGGCCCTCAACAACACCCTGACCCCCCAcacgctgcccccgggctccaTCCAGTACATGGCTGACAAGTCAAGGTGAGTCCTGGGGTGTTCTGCTGCTGGGCTCATCCCAGGGGTGTGGGAGAGGGGGGTTGTTCAGCTGCTGGTTCAGAAATCCCTCACTGGGGTTGTATTTATGGTGGGTTTGTCGGTGGAGGTGTGAGGAGTTGAAGCTGTGGTGTTGTGAGGAATCAGCAGGGAGTTATTGCATCTGTTTGTGCACAGGGGGCTCAGATTGGGGGATTTGCCAAGTTGAATCCAGGGCAGGCTTGAGAAGCTTGGattcagctgggagctgcaagTACCAGCTCTCCTGAAGGACGAAGATCTTTGTTAACTTCTTTGTTAACTGCAAAATCCTTCAGTGTAACATCTGACACATCCAGCCTGGCATAAAGATATTTTACATTATGATTATTTTGCACTGCCAGCATCCACATGCTGCCTTCAGCTGTGTAGTGAAGTGTAATGCAGCCTTGCTCCTGTCTTGCTCACTCAGGTACCCCAAGAACTACTTTGTGCAGGACACCAAGTTTGATTTCTTTAATTATGCTGGCATCCACCGCCCAGTTGTGCTGTACACCACCCCTGCTGCCTACATCGATGACATCACTGTCACAACCACTTCATCAGACACTCTTGGTAGGTccagagcagtgacagcagctccCTCGGGCTCCAAGTGGAGGTGCCAAGGGCAGCAGGGAAAACATCCTGCACGAGTCTGATTGAATTTGTTTCCCAGTGGCTTTTCCTGAGGCCGAGCTGTCTCTTGCAGTCTCTGATTGTCTTTGTTTCTCTGAGCCAGCCACGGTGCAGTATCAGGTGGCAgtggctggcagcacagccagttCCTTGTCCCTGAGTTTGCGTGACCAAGAGGGGAAGGTGGTTGCTACAGGTGATGGCCCAGTGGGAGAGCTCAAAGTCCTCAACCCAAACCTCTGGTGGCCTTACCTGATGCACGAGAACCCTGGATACCTGTACTCCTTGGAGGTAAAGTGGCATTTCTCCTctctgggtgtgtttaacaggGTTAAGGCACTGCCATATGTCCTCTCATGGGCCCTGTGCATGTGACCAGAGTGGCTCTGCTAATTAGGCACTAATCAAATCAAGCTTTGGCAGCTTCTgaaggggctggcagggagaagGGCATTCCTGGAgtgtgctctgagctgctggccCTTCACACTGAGGGTCCATGCATCCCCTCTGGGGAGATGATGAGTACATCAGCTGGAGCCTGGGAGATCCTGCGGGAGTTAAGGATCAGTGGTGATGTTCAGCTGCAGAAATCAGGGGCATGAGCTGCTCTGGGTTTCCAGGGACTCAGGGTCACACCTGGGAGCAGGTGATGTGTCAAGGTGCAGGGCACAGACATGGCCTGGGGGGATGCCATGGGGAAAAGACACTGAAGTTTTTTTGGGATGAGCATCCAGGGGCTCATTCTTCATCCTTCAGCTTCCACACCTggatttgtattttttgttcAGTCAGACCCGGCTCCCcccgagcagcagcagtgaggaacAGGCTGTGTGctgagggctgggaagggatgtGGGGCCAGAATCTCCCTCCCAGACAGGGCAGGGAGCGCTGGGCATCCCTGTGAGGCTCCCTCCTGTTCCTCCCTGACTGCAGGTGAGGCTGCAGGCCCAGGtgggcagggccctgctggAGGACGTGTACACGCTCCCGGTGGGCATCCGCACCGTGCACGTCACCAGCAGCCAGTTCCTCATCAACGGCAGGCCCTTCTACTTCCACGGGGTCAACAAGCACGAGGATGCAGATGTAAGTGTGGCACCCACGGCAGGGTCACCCAGGGCCACCTCAGCTCACACTGCCGAGGTGGCACCTGTgctgcctcccctgccctctctTCTCCAAGGAGCTGTTTCCTCACACCCTCCTCCCAGGCTAAAGCACTAAGGGGACACCATGCCCAGTCCTGCCATCCCTCAGGGCACATGGATGTGCTGGTGGGGACACTGAAGCATCTCCCAGCCACAGCTTTCAGGCAGACATGCTGgcagtcagtcagtcagtcagtgctgtgagggtggggaggccctggcacctattgcccagaaaagctgtggctgccccatccctgcaagtgttccaggccagctggacaggacttggagcagcctgggctagtggaaggtgtccctgcccacggcagggggtggaatgatctgagctttaaggtcccctccagcccaaaCCCCTCTGactgtgccaggggctgtcgggttccccaccctgggcagggctggggctggctcaaGCAGGGAAGCTGTGTTCACAAGGGCTGCTTGCTCTCTCCCCCCAGATCCGTGGTAAAGGCCTGGACTGGGCCCTGATTGTGAAGGACTTCAACCTGCTGCGCTGGCTGGGGGCCAACTCGTTCCGCACCAGCCACTACCCGTACGCCGAGGAGATCATGGACCTGTGCGACGCCTACGGCATCGCGGTCATCGACGAGAGCCCGGGGGTGGGCATCAAACTGCCGTAAGAGTGCCCAGCACCACCCGCCCTCgctcctctgctcctccctccGCTCTTCCCAAGTCACTGGTTTTACACTTCTGTGCTCGTTGTGGCACCCGTTGTGCTGATTGTGAGAGTACTTTGTTCTGTTTGGAAATCTCCCGTTGCGCCACCGGTGGTGCCTCATGATGTTGGGCAACCAGAGGGCATTTTGCCACATTTTGCCACATGGCTGCATTAACGAGCCCAAACCACGGCCCTGACCTGTGCAGCAAACTTTGGGGAAATAGGGCAGAAGCCATCCTCAGCCATCCCCAGCGTcaaggctctgctgtgcccagaggctgAGCTGTCACAGGGAAATGGATGATTTTACACCCTCACCTCCTGCTGTCTTCCAGGGAGAGCTTTGGGAACAAGTCCCTGCAGCATCACCTGGCCGTGATGGAGGAGCTGGTCCGCAGGGATAAGAACAGGCCCTCGGTGGTCATGTGGTCAGTGGCCAACGAGCCGGCCTCAGAGCTGCCCCCAGCTGCTCACTACTTCAAGTAAGTGCCTCTGCTCCTCATCTCTGGGCAGATGATGCCTCTTCTTCCTTTGGGATGGCACAGAGAGGTAGTAAAGGGAGGGCAGGCATTTTTGGGAACACTGGAATTGAACCTGTGGAGGCAAATTAAAAATGGAACTGCTGCACAGCTCAGAACTGTCCCAGCGTGTTGGTTCTGAACCACCAGGACTCCACAAAATTACCAGGAGTCCACTTGGCTTGAGCATCTCTCCTTGAGCTAAGGGTTGAGTAACATCAGAGCTGGTGAGAATTCCTTGTTAGCACTGGAAGATGAGTGCTGAACCCTTTGAGATTTACAGCAAAGCTGTAAAACAACTGGCCTTTCATTCTGAACACAAGGTTTTGCAGTTAGTGCTGCTTATTTGTTCTGTGGCTTCCCACTTCAAAGCCACTGCTTTgagtccctgcagcccccttgGTTTATTTCTAAAGAGATTTAAGCTTTGGatagcccagagcagctgtgtaaGGGGCAGCAGACTGTCCCTGGGAGCTGAGGTGCATTAAGAGAGCGCTGAGTTTCATTCTTCAGGATgttccagcacctcctgcaatgtcagggcagcagcagagctcgaCTCCCATTCTGTCCCATCTCCCTCACTCAGGGCTTCCTCAGGAACATCCACTGCCTGCTGGGGCACAGGGCCTCAAGAACACATCCCAGGAGTTGTTCAGAAACTTCCCATTTTTACAAATTTGTCCTCAAACTCAACTGTCCCTTCAacctgtgagctgctggcaccaCCCCCGTGCCTGTGCTTGGTGTGCTTCCACTCTGCTCTCTCTCAGGTGGCGTGGCACCCCCTCGGTGACAGAtattctctttatttctttcaaacACTGGCTGCTAAATCAAAAGCAGCTCTGGGGGGTGGAaggacagcctggggagagggggctgtgctgctccgtGCTGTTGTTGAACTCTTGCTTTACTGTTTGCAAACAGGACAGTGATAGCTCACACTAAAGCTCTCGACCCCTCCAGACCAGTCACCTTTGTGACAGATGCTAATTACGCTCTTGATCGTGGTGTaagtttgctttattttctagctctttcttttcttttttattttaaattcatacATTAAATTTCCTCCTCTTGTCACTTGTTTTATGCTCCTTTCCCCCCAGCTCCTACCTAAATTTACTGGAGATATTAAGCAGGGAAAGGctaaagaaaaattacatttttgtttCTAGTAGAAATCACCTTATCCTGTAGTTGTAgctcagctgaaaaaaaaaaaggatctgTAAGAGAGAACAATTCTTTGTGTGCAGGATTATGCCCCTGGATTCCATTAATATTGTCATGCTTTGCTATGCCATTGATTGTGTTTACTAATGCTCAGGATTTTCACTTGCAATTAAGCCAAAGCTTAAACCTCTTTAAAATGCTCACAACCCTTGTGGAAGTCTAAAGGAAGGAAGCTTTGCTTTAATTCCTGCTTTCAACTGCTCCAGATCTTCTTTGGCAGATGTCTGTTTGTGTTGAATAATCTAaaagctcctccagctccacaaTTAAAGCCCCAGAGCCGGATCAATAACCAAAAGGCAATTTCCTTGGATTTTGGGGCCTTTCATTGCATGGACTAAGGATTTTTAACACCTGTATTTGTTTCCAGGGGAGATCCTTGTACAATAATCACCTCTAGCAGGTGAGTTGGTGCTGCCACACATCCCTGATCCAGGTTACACTTTGGATTTCTTCTAACATGTCCTCTGATTAGCAGGAATGGCTGCAACTCTGACGTTTTTCCTCCCCaccccagaaaaaaaccaaacctctgGTGGTTTTAAATTTGAAGGAGTCCAGCAGGAATCTGCTTTTGGATCTCCCATTCCCACTCTGCCCACCTGGAGGAGCTCAGGCAAACAAGAACAGATCTCTCATACACTGATGTGATAttagaacattttttttcttttattacaaAACATGTTAAGAGAACATTGAACAAGTTACATACAACATCACTTTATTTTGAGGGGGCTTTGTGCCCTTTTATCACACTGTCCATGTGGTAGAAATGGCAGATAACTTGCAGAATGCTTTAGTCTTAGTATTGCACCATTGATGCACAAAATTTAGTTGCTAGTCAAAATATTTGACCACTCACTTGATAATCACATTCCAATactcaaaaagaaaaagtacaTCTAAATGTACCAGCAAGCCAGAGACATCttggaaacaaaaaaacttCTAACAAACCTGAGAATGAAACGTGTTGATCTTGTCTAACTCTTTGCTGTGACTTCCTAATCTGTAAGAAAAATGCCAAATTAATGCTGTTAGCTTATTAAAtttatccttttctttttctgagaaaGATTATATTTGGAGGGCCTGAGTGATGGGGGAAACAATTAGTTGTATGTGTAATAAACCTGGATTCCATTAAATGAATCCAAAGGAGGATTTAGATTTACAAGAGAAGGTTGAAGTCTGTGCCAAAACTCTCTCACCTTGTTTTTTGCAGGCTCCCTATGTGGATGTGATTTGTGTGAACAGCTACTTCTCCTGGTACCACGACCCAGGCCACCTGGAAGTGATCCCACTCCAACTCACAGCCCAGTTTGAGAACTGGTACAAAACCTACCAAAAACCCATCATCCAGAGTGAATATGGAGCAGACTCAGTGCCCGGGCTGCACAGTGTGAGTGTTGTGGTGGAAACTGCTCTGAGAAGGCAGAAAATTGTAACTGGGAGAGGCTGGCACCACTGGGCCTGGctttgctgggagctgctccagctgggagtGTCCAAAAGGCTCCAGGATTGGGATCCTGCTCCCAAAACCACAGAGCTTTGCCACTCACTTTGTCTGCTAAAGAGGACTCCAAAATCTGTCCTTGAAAATGCTACAATGCTTAAATGAAAGCAAATCCTGGAGGATGGAGGTTCCTGGTGCAGGGGGgtggcactgctgtccctgtcaTGACACAGGCCACCAGGGGAGCTGGCAATACCTGGAGTTGTGTTTGTGATGGTCACAAGAGGCAGCCCaatgcagcacagccagcagagcaggcagcccagagctgctgctcagggctaGCTGGGAGCCCGTGGGATGGGGTTGTttgtgccctgagcctgctcccCTGGCTCTCCTGGCAGGACCCCCCCATGATGTTCACTGAGGAGTACCAGCAGGCCCTGCTCAGGGGCTACCACTCTGTCCTGGACAAGAAGAGGAAGGAGTACGTGATCGGGGAGCTCATCTGGAATTTTGCTGATTTCATGACCAATCAAGGTGAGCTTTTATTTATATTCTAAACACCTCTCCATCCTCCCTGGGAGTTAGTGGTTGATGCCACACAAACACTGTGCTGAAGGGTGGGACAAAAGGCCCTCTGTTCACCAGGACAGAGCACAGCTGGTTTTGTCACAAAATCCAGCATGACCAGAGCCAAGAGGGAAGGTCCTGCCTGTGCttaattcctttctcctgcacAGATGCTCCCAGAACATGGGACCATGCATGTCTCATCTCACAAGGGGAAGCTTGTGAGGGACCCAGATTGCTCCTGGGTTTTGGCCACCCTCAATTCAGAGCCTCAGGCAGCTGTCAGGGCCATCTCACTTGCTTCCAGTGTCACCTACAGCTGCCCTGGGAACAGAGCACCTCAAATACTCATTATTTACTTGGCAGAGttcagcagcagaggagcagatgCCACGCTGGCACACAGCTGTCTCACCATGACTCTCCACTCATGATTAATAGATAAGTGCAGTCACAAAGGAAGGGAAATTCCTTAATTTACAGTGCAGTCCCACAGAAGTGAAACAATCAGTAATGAACCTGTTCTGCTTAGTCCACCTGCAGTGGGTTAGGTGAGCAGTCAGGGAGGGAGGAACAGCACTAAAACACCCTGCAGAGCACCAGGACAGGCATTAGAGAGCTCAGGGATGGCAGTGCCCAGAAAAGCAGCATCAAAAAGGACTGAGAAAATGTAGACAAGGTCAGACACAGATGCAATTCCAGTCTCTCTACGTGTTGCAATCCTTTTATCTAATTTCCTGTGAAAACTAAAACAGGCAGAAAGGATCCAGACACCACACAGGACAGTGAACAGGCATCACATTTCCTCCATCCAATCTGAAGGTGGAGCCAATCACCAGTAGCTAGGACACTGACAGTGGGCACACCCCAGTTAAGCTGTAAAAACAAGAACTGCAGCTGATTGCTCTGTCCCACGCACGGATCCTGCCACGCTTCCCTGCTCCACCTGACTGTGCAAAGAAAGTGCAGAGGTCTCTTCCACCTGGCCCGATTTAGTACCTACATTGTAACAGCTCAAGCGGGGCCTGGAAGAGCCTGCTTTAtacatttcttttattttgtaaCTTCTCTGCAGGGACGACACGAGTTCTGGGGAACAAGAAAGGAATCTTCACCCGCCAGCGCCAGCCCAAAGCCGCTGCCTTTGTTCTGAGGGACAGGTACTGGAGGATTGCAAATGAATCAAGCTGTCTTCCTCCTGTAATGACATCACATTCCCTCTTcctcaaatgaaaacaaagggGTCAGTGGCTGGGGATTATGTTGAACTCGTTATTAAATCTCTGTTTAAATAAGTTTTATGCCTGATTCAAGTCTTGCAAGTCCAATGTGATTTCTAGTCCACCTGAAGTAGTTACTGTGATGCAAAGCAGATCAGAAACTTTTGTTTCCTCTGCTCAGCCTTGTCTGGAGGCTTCTTGtttccaggctggaaaacaaaTATTCACTTGCAATGAGCTGAAGTTAAGAAATCCTGACTGAGGTATCTGTTTATggcaaaaaaattacaaatattaCATGATACAACTCAATGCTgaacttaaaaacaaaacctaagTTACTCTAAATGAACATCACATCCCTCTAAAGCAAATGAGGTTTTCCAGTTAAACTCCCCTAAGGGTTAAGACTATTGAGATCACAGCAAACTGTCCACAGGATTGCAGAGGAGCACAGtttgtgcagctgctctggcctGACAGGATGGATGTGTGAGAAATCCTGAGCattcccagcagccaggaggggTGTGAGCCACCCAACAGAGAGTTTGGAAttcctgttccagcagcagggTGGAATGTTACAGAGGGAGGGACTACATCAACTCAACTTGAAATCTATTTATTTTACAGTACCAAAACTGCCACTGTCAGACACAAACTGTGTCCAGCAATGCCACTTCCCTGTGGAAGGGCTTCCTTCTTATTCAATCTCAGCA of Passer domesticus isolate bPasDom1 chromosome 19, bPasDom1.hap1, whole genome shotgun sequence contains these proteins:
- the GUSB gene encoding beta-glucuronidase, producing the protein MALAASGGGAAGPCSLPVLLLFLPFLPGLAAGPAGMLQPRDTPSRERRELGGLWSFRADLSPGRDAGFAQRWYRRPLRQSGPVIDMPVPASFNDITQEPSLENYIGWVWYEKEVLLPPRWLQGDPAPRLLLRFGSAHYYCIVWVNGVQVVEHEGGHLPFEADISSVVQSSPDTLCRITVALNNTLTPHTLPPGSIQYMADKSRYPKNYFVQDTKFDFFNYAGIHRPVVLYTTPAAYIDDITVTTTSSDTLATVQYQVAVAGSTASSLSLSLRDQEGKVVATGDGPVGELKVLNPNLWWPYLMHENPGYLYSLEVRLQAQVGRALLEDVYTLPVGIRTVHVTSSQFLINGRPFYFHGVNKHEDADIRGKGLDWALIVKDFNLLRWLGANSFRTSHYPYAEEIMDLCDAYGIAVIDESPGVGIKLPESFGNKSLQHHLAVMEELVRRDKNRPSVVMWSVANEPASELPPAAHYFKTVIAHTKALDPSRPVTFVTDANYALDRGAPYVDVICVNSYFSWYHDPGHLEVIPLQLTAQFENWYKTYQKPIIQSEYGADSVPGLHSDPPMMFTEEYQQALLRGYHSVLDKKRKEYVIGELIWNFADFMTNQGTTRVLGNKKGIFTRQRQPKAAAFVLRDRYWRIANESSCLPPVMTSHSLFLK